tACTGCTGGTCCAACATATCCTCTATGAAAGACCCGCATATCTGAGTGTGTTAGTCAGTGTGTGAGGTCACTGTCTGAAATATGACTACATGCCGTGATTTCATACCTCGCTCAGCTCATTCATTTGAAGTGCACTGAACTGTTGTTAATCAGTTTTGCTCCCACTCTtgacaaaaaaatacaatgcaTTCAATAGCTTATTCTGACTTCCAAAAAATTGCTGCTTGTAACTGTATTCATCTCTATATTTGTCTTATCTTTGTAATATAAATACAGCCTTGAAACAAATGGGCCTTTTTAAACCTGTTACTATAATACTAGGTTATTTAACGTAACCACACTAGTTTGCTTCTGTGACATGGCTGTGGCGTGGGAGTGCAAATTGACCTTACTTAGATCTTTGAGCATGGATAGTTCATATTCTGGGATAAAACCATAATTATGATAGAGCCTCTTACTCAAAATGAGCAGGCAAGCGCTCACATGCAAACATGGCCACATTCCATATATAGCGCATATACTGTATGAAATCCGACTAAAATGTGACACATAATAAAGGTGCTTTTTTTCTGTCATATTGTTAAGACCAAATGTGTTGGTCTAATTTTAAGTGATCAAGCATAGTTGGTAtaattttaagagaaagaaGATTTCTCTAAGGATTCTATAAGGtttttattacatatatattatgCTTCTTAAAGATGATTCCTTTCTAATGAAGAAACACTCAATTATAGAGTTTTAGTGTTTCCTCAGAGGGAcatctgaatttttaaaaataaatttaatattttcttccTAACACTTTGCTGTATTGAAGaaaattaaacatatttctgAATTATGGGTgttctttgcaaaaaaaaacaaaaaaaaaacaatgcatcaGAACATGGTATATGTAGTGTAGTAAAAGATGAGAGAATGTGAAAGATGCCAAAGAATGACATATATGGAGTTACTAAAGAAATATTTATTCTGCCCTGCCTTTACCTGCCAATCTTCAGAGCTGCTCGTCTCACTGGCAGCTTTACTAGGCAGATTTACAGCATCGTAAGCTTGGGTCCTGCCAAACATGCCTAACAAACCATAAATATGAACTACATTAATGCAAACAGATGCTAGACAATATGAGGTCACTTATGCCTCCATGGCTGAGGGACATCTCAGTTCACTCTCAGAAAATGTAGACAAAACTGAGGATATTAAACTTAAACTGAATTCcttattcagatttaaaaataaattaataactaAACCACAACCTTTGTTCAACTCTATAAAGTGTCTTAGGTAGGTTGTGAAGTTTCTGCATGACAGAGCAATTTTAGCAACCCACTGTTCTATATAACCACCAAGGCATTTCATTTAAATCAgtcattttaagggaaaaaacaAGATGCGTGTGAGAATAGGTATTAGTCGTACCTGTGCCCACTTGTTTTTCCTGAAACTCTGAATAAGCCTAGTTTTAGAAAAACGGAAGAGGAAAGAAAATGGATGACTGTGAGGAATGGACTGTATCAAATCTTTTAgaataaatgtgtatttcactTTTTCCAGCTCCCTCTATCTGATGTTTTTGTGTAGAAATGAAACGATGGGTCTTTCAGACAGCTATGTTGTATTTTTACACAATCAAAACTGAGATAAGGAGTAGGCTTTAGAGAAGCCATGAATCTCAGTGAAATCATTTATTTACCATACAACTCTGTCTGATTTCACTACCAAATgaaaaaatcaaagaaaatgttcagtataaattaataaatgtcaaTATTATATCAATGAAATGTTCTTTCAGCCTGCAAAATATTTTAGTATGAGGTAAGTCGACTGCATGTGTACTAGTACAAGGGTATAATTATCAGACAGGAATAGCAACAGGAATCCAGGGTTTGTTTATAGGAAATAAAGGTGTCATTTTGCCACATCCAGTCTGTTGTTATGGTCCCCAGGCAAGGCATAGCAGCGCTTCAGAGGAGACCTTCATATCTAATGACTGTAAAAGATGACTCATAGGATATAGTGAAATACACCTGgctctatctctcacacacatacacacatacacacaaacatacacacacacacatgcacgcacatacatatatttatgtatttgccCAGCATGCTGTACAATGATAAATCAGAAGATCCATTCGACAGTAATAGTCATGTTTATACTCCATCAAAGGATAAAAGAAAATTCCAGACCTATTAGGTAGTTCGTTTAGGTCAACACACCTCTGTCCATAGAAGTAAAACATGATGACTGATAGTACAAAAAGAAGGCTTATGTTTGCGTGACAGTATTGTTTGATAAAACATCCTTCTTTCATCATATTACACTCTCATATAATTTTGTACCAGACCTACTTTGAAACTGGTAAAATACTGGTATCAGTTATGATGGATTCTTACCTCATCCTTGGTGAGTCAGTTTCAGCCAACCATTGCCTTTTGAAAATCAGTTTTGATAGACTAATGAActaaaccaaaaacaaataatCTTACTGGGAAGTATGACTATGAAAAAATATCACAACTCCAGAATTTGGGCATGTTAAGGCATTCTGAATTCCGGTTTGAGAAATCAATTCCAGCTATAATAAATACTGGGAAAGGAAAGAAACACCACAGgccagttataggaaaataatcaatgctaTAGTGGTATGTTGAGGCCCAAGTCATAGCGGAGCTATTGTTACCACCCTGAAATTGATTATTGTCCAATAATAGCATATCACAGCAAGGTGTTATTCTTCTTATTCCACAAAAAGATGTCAAGGatttcaattttttatttattaatgaatggcTCAACAtacatttaaccatttatagctacatttaatgttgtggaacatccataaCACAGGTTAGTTCATGTTTTCACTCACATtatggcagctataaacaatgGTTATATAGCACGCCtcacttttctctctcctgaagttaaaaagacaacaacaacaaaaaaaaaaccccagcttgtcatgttaccataCACTAGAAaatgcaaagtcctctgtcctgaaatcTTTCTGGTTGTGGAAAGCTTACtgacaaagcgctgacactgatgactccttccataaatgttaaataagtatCCActcacagaaagcttcaccacaaCAATGACTAGattcctttgttaaataacacgtttctttgttgttgttttttttgtttgtttgggatattttttttgtattttattattaagtttagattgtgtgtatatagccaGCCatacatattagaacgagtgcattaatataaacctgtcatttgaaTCACAGTCAgactgctgttaaagaaaattcaTTAACACCAAAAATTCAACCTTCATAAAAAATGTGATAGGCTATAATCAGTTTTTAAACTATGCACTTTGCGTGCAAGCTGCCTGCCTAAATGGGATACACGTTAATCACAGCGACTACAAACCAGTCATGTATAAGATTTCACATAAAAGGATATAACGGCATTGTTTTGATCTTGAGTTATTACCCACCTCTGATTCATGCTGCTTTACTCCACCCAGACTCCGCCTCTCTGCACGCCGTCCAATAGGAAGGCGGTGGGCGGGGCTTTACCCCCATCATGCTGTCAAAGAACGCATACATTATTGATGATATCTACAGTACTTGTGGGTTTAACACTCAGCTCTGGGAATGTGTGAGGAGACTTTTCAGTTCGCATGCAGTAAGTTGTAAACATGTTTACAgtgtaaatgtgttaaatgtagTGAGCAGAAACAGGATTCCAGTCTCCTCTTTATCAGTGAACTATTAGTTTTATTGTGAGTTTGGGAGCGGGGAAATTTGAAAGTGTTCAGTCCGCTCTTCACTCTGCTGATGTATGAACGACATGTCGCGGAGAAAACAGGCGAAGCCGCAGTGTGTCCACATGGATCCTCCTCCACACTTAGGTAAGTTTCAGGATAACGAGCACGTGACTCAAGCAGATGAGAATGTACCAAGAAGGTACGATTACTGACAATATCATACAAATGATATTCAAACAGTATTAAAACACAGGGCTTAGTTTCCCAGATGAGTGCTAAATGTAGAGTgagcatcacaaaaaaaagaaacccttaCAGagtttttaatggttataatgggaattgtattgattttaatggatactgtaatggtccctgtaggTCTATACTGGTCATTTGTTGCAtcctattggtggcatgttatgtctagtggataacattgaggaccaataatggtcatggttttaatggttagctgatggtttgtaatggtatttgtagtggaaaccattagtatttctgtgatggtttctgttgttttttcagtaggtctctctctctctctctctctctctctctctctctctctctctctctctctctctctccactctctctctcttgctgtgtctCTCTACCAGTTAAAATGCTCTTAACTGCCATATTTTCAGGAAACTCAGCTCAAAACGGCTTGGAATTGTTTATGAATCATTACTGCAGCTATAGTTAGTGAGACAGGCCTCTAAGAAAGCTAGGCAACTTGAAATGTTGTTTTCATGCTGAGTCACTTTACTTCTACATGCAAGCCATGCATTTTATCTTTAATTTGCTAATGAATGAAATATGGTATCACTCATTGCGTTAGGgtgttctggaaaaaaaaaagaaagaaagcttaGATTTTCAGAATTTAACatgttgtattattttaatatttattaatatctaATTACACtagtattcattttaattaagtGACAAGaatcttttcttgttttcttaataataagaatagatattcataatattattttattttaaatgactatTTCCATGATAAGTAGTACGAGCATAATTATTCAAAATTGGTCATAAAAGTTTGCATCCACAACAATTTTCAAAATGGGAATCGAACCTTTATTGTAGAATTTATCTACAAAGAAAGAAGATTCAAATCCAATAGCTATTCAGAGGATACAAAAGAAGGCCATACAAGTTATAGGAGAACATTTACAACACATTCAGAAAGGAACTGCTCTGAATCTTTTGAACTGATCACTTTTTTAGATTttgaattttcatttcattacttTAACCTACACTATTTGAGTATTTTATGATAATGAAATAATGTCTGTGGAAGcaaatacaaaaatgttttgttgctGCAAAGTAAATTGCTTTGTCTTCTTTATTCTTTCCAATGGGTACGCCAACATTTGAATTTAACTGTAATACCGTTTGGTAGTACTTGAATTTCATGTTTAATTTGTGATTAATATCTCAtctaacaaaaacatttttttcttttgtcctcCAAAAGATAATGCAGATGTCCACATAAACAATAGCAGCTCTCAGGCTTGTGATGTCCATGTGTGTGAGAATTGCTGCGCCGAGTTTTTAAGCATCTCAGGTCTCCATGAGCATCAGATGGGTTGCTCAAAGAATCTGCTAGTTCTAATAGTGAGTGAAAATGGAAATTCGACCTCTCCGTCTTCATCTTTCATATTTAATTCACCCACTCACAGTACAGAGgaccaaacaaacaacagcatTAATACTGAAGATAACGAAGGATTATATGACAAAATACTTGTGGAAAACAGAAAATCATCAGCTGTGTCTGACACCAACAGTGACAATGCCAGACATTTCCAATCAGATAATGAGAACAATATGGAAAATCAGAGTGCATACACTGCCACCCTAACTTCAGAGTACTCAACAGTTCTGCCTCAACCAGACACTTTCTCTGAACTGAGTAAATTGTCCTCCACCAGCAGCAATGTCGTCATTGAGAATTTAGAAAGTACAAAAGTGGCCGTGGCTCAGTTCTCTCAGGATGTTTGTTTGAATGCAGTGGTTAACAGCAGTAATCCTAACAACTGCAACATGACCATATTGAGTCTGATTGAGCAACTTGTTGCcgtgcagcagcagcaggtgcAGCAGCTGAAGCTCATTGAGCAAATTCGACAGCACATATTACTGTTATCAGCCCATAATACAGACACATCTGCACCCTCCAGCACCTGCCAAGGTACATCAGAGATTTCTCAGAATGGCCCTCTAATAACACTTAGCTCACACCTCTCCCAGCAGCTAGCGGAAGCTGCAGGGCTAGCACAAAGCCTGGTGAGTCAGTCTACCCGCATTAGCAAAGTCAGTCAACTTAAACATGCAGAATTATCCAGAAACCATGATACCACATCTCTCTTGAGTGTCAGAGATATCACTCAAATGGCAGATACAGATAGAAGCAAACGTGGCATGTATCCATCTGAAAAACATTTTGACCATGACAATACATTTTCTACACAGCAGAGTGTCACAAGTAATTCACCTTCACCTGTTTCAGCTGATAGCacaccaaatttaacaaatAATCTCAGTCTACCTCATAGTCCTACTGGAAATTGCATCTTAGAAAACTCATTGCCAAGCATTGGGGCAATTGTGGAGGACTTGAATGCCTTGACTGCTTTAGCTCAGCAGAGGAAGGGCAAAGTGCCCAATATGACTTCATTTGGACACAAAAGGCCTTTTGATGAAAGTTTGTTTAAACACAAATGCAGATTTTGTGCCAAGGTATTTGGAAGTGACAGTGCTTTACAGATACACTTACGATCCCACACAGGAGAGAGACCATACAAATGCAACATATGTGGGAATCGGTTTTCAACGCGGGGAAACCTAAAAGTTCACTTCCAACGTCATAAAGAAAAATATCCAAACATACAAATGAATCCTTATCCAGTTCCAGAGCACTTAGACAATGTTCCAACAAGTACCGGCATCCCATATGGTATGTCCATGCTGCCAGAGAAGCCTGTGTCCAAGTGGTTAGACAGCAAACCATCTGTGACCAGCCTACCTGGTTTGTTGTTAACTTCATCTTTGCCAAGTCTTCCAAGCATAATTAAAAGAGAGGCACAAGTGGTATCAGTTGGCAGATCAGCTAGTCCTGGCGCTAGTGGTTTAAATGGGTTTGAGATGTTCGAAAGCGGAAACAACAATAAAGAGGAATCTGGCAATGATCATTTTCCAACAttaaatggaaaatgtaaagAACTAAAATACCTGAGcattcaaaaatatttaaactctTCTGGAAATGGTTCAGAAGACTACACCAGTAATGAGATTTCTTCTAACCATACAAATTCATCGATCCCATTCCTGCACGAGGATATCAAACCAAAATCTGGGGGTCTACCAGATTGTATGGACACTTCAGAAACCACCAAGCTGCAGCGATTGGTCGAGAACATAGACAAGAAAAGCACAGACCCTAATGAGTGTATGATCTGTCATCGTGTACTTAGTTGCCAGAGCGCCCTCAAAATGCACTACCGCACACATACAGGCGAGAGACCGTTCAAGTGCAAGATATGTGGACGGGCTTTCACAACCAAAGGCAACCTCAAAACACACTATAGCATCCACTGTGCCATGCCACCTTTGAAAGTGCAGCATTCGTGCCCCATTTGCCAAGAAAAGTACACAAATGCCATGGTTTTACAACAGCACATACGCATGCACATGGTTCGACAAATCACCAGTGTTACCCTCCCAGAAAGTTACCAAGAATCAGTAGAACCTGATACATGCTCAGTAGAAGAGAAGAACCTGGATGAAAACCTTTCAGATGAGAACATGGAAATAACAGAAAGTTTTTCAGACTCTAAAGATGCAGTATCTTCCCAGGATAGTCTATGTTCATTACTTACATCATCACAGGCTATAAAGACATCTGGGGCAGAGAGAATAATTCAAGAGAAGGATTTACTAAATGGCAAGTTAGAGAATGTGTCAATGGAGGGAGATTATTTGTCTCCCTCGTCATATCTTGGTAATGACCATGTTAGCCAACGATCTAGGAGCCCTGCTTGTCCTGAAAATGCATATTCTTGGGATTCTTTTTCTAAAAAGAGTTTACTGGACAGTTATAGATCTCTTACATTTGATACTCACCAGAAAACATCAAATGCAGAGCTGACTAGCACAGGTCTCTTACAGCCAAATTCGACATTTAATTCAACACCTGTTGATATCCTAAAAGGAGAAATGCCCATTAAGTTTCCTTCAGGTGAACAGGGGACCTCTAAGAACAATGCATGTGATGTCTGCAACAAGACATTTGCCTGTCAGAGTGCCTTGGACATTCACTATCGCAGTCATACCAAAGAGCGACCGTTCATATGCACTGCATGTAACAGGGGGTTTACCACCAGAGGGAACCTAAAACAGCACATGCTCACCCACCAGTTGCGAGATCTACCTTTACAGTTACCTAAACAAGCCAGCGAGAATCTTGTTTCTCCACCTCATCCCTCTATGGGCCACTTAGTTTGCTCAAAAATCAAGATGGAAGTCAACAGCATCTTAAATAAAGATGGCAAAGATGCAGTATTAGGCATGATGACCTCCTCAGCTCCTTCGCTGGCAGCTCTTTCAGCTCAATCCCGGAAAGCCTTCAAACAGCATTTCTGCCGCACTTGTGGAAAGATGTTCTCTTCCTCCAGTGCTCTGCAAATTCATGAGAGGactcacactggagagaagccCTTTGCCTGCACTGTATGTGGACGTGCATTCACCACTAAAGGAAATCTGAAGGTACAACAATTCAAAAGTCACTTtgctgtaaatatttatttatttacttagttggttagttggttagttagttagttagttgtctatctacacaaaatatgtgagtgagtcaaatgaaaaccttaaaagCGCAACATAAATTAGAATTGAATCAAAATTTTTTCTAGAGTAATCTGGGAACTCATTAAGCACTGGAACAACAGCATTAAATGAAACGGAGATTATGTAGAAATATGTTACACTTTTGTGACACCTATTTGCAATAAAACAATGgcgaataattaaaaaaaaaaaaaaaagctttacatTTGACTCACCCATGTATGTACACAACGTAACATTCCAAAAAACGTTTATGGAGTAGAAAAAAGTCagtgaatattgtggaaaagtagAAAAAGATTAATATTGTGTGAAGAGAAaagttgtttaaaagaaaaaagttgttTAAAAGAGAAAAGTTGTGTAAAAGAGTAGTTGTcacttttaaaaatttattgTTATCACAAAATTGGTaatattaaaatgacaataCTAGCATTATTTCACTAGTAACAGCATCTCATGCACCCTTAATGCctagattttgtgtgtgtgtgtgtgtgttttgttttgtttttacatcctTCTAGGTTCATATGGGAACCCATATGTGGGACGGTTCTCCAGCTCGCCGAGGTCACAGGCTCTCTGTAGAAGGTCCTTTTACTGTCCTTAAATCCAATCCTGTGAAAATACCAGACACTCTCCCAAAAGAAACTGTCAGTAACAGGGAGTCTGTTGGCTTCTGGAATCAATATGTGACAGCACCTCTCACTACCGGCTTGGCGTTGAAAACCAACGAGATCTCTGTGATTCAGAATGGAAGTATACCGCACGTGTCCCTTTCTGATGGACGTGGAGGAAACTCACCTATTGGTGGACTCACAGCAAGTCTAGAAAAAACGCATAATATAGAAATGAAAAAAGATGTTCCTTGGATTGAGATGCTATGTGAGAATGAGCCGTGTTTTCACATTACACCATTTATTGAGGAGAGTAAAACTGATTAATATTTCTTGAATCTTTCTTCTGAGAGTTGCCTGATTGCAATATATATTCAGTTATAAATACATATTCTGCATTTTCAGAATGTTCAAGTGATTACTCTATGTTATGATTTTTGCTTTTTCCTCTATTTGGACACTGATTTGTCAGTATTTTGTTATTAGATACTCAGACACTGTTTCACATCAATCAGctgtatgattttatacatttgaatcattttatgACTGATTTATTGGTAATAACTTTcttcaatttgtttttgttatggatattatttattattattactgtttcgAGTTTGGTATAGCTATTATTTGAATTGTTATGTAGGTAGGCCCAATCAGTGTTTAACTTATTCACAAAGTAAGAGGGCTTCTTATTAGTACTgtacaactactactattattattattattattattattattattattattattatttagtactaAAAGTAGTAATTGtgttaatattttacatatttgatcCACATACTATTACACAACAGTTTAcatttaggttgtttttttaatatattttttttactgtgaccAAAATTTTTATACATCTGGTGCTACAgaaggtgtgta
The genomic region above belongs to Ictalurus punctatus breed USDA103 chromosome 14, Coco_2.0, whole genome shotgun sequence and contains:
- the sall1b gene encoding sal-like protein 1 — encoded protein: MNDMSRRKQAKPQCVHMDPPPHLDNADVHINNSSSQACDVHVCENCCAEFLSISGLHEHQMGCSKNLLVLIVSENGNSTSPSSSFIFNSPTHSTEDQTNNSINTEDNEGLYDKILVENRKSSAVSDTNSDNARHFQSDNENNMENQSAYTATLTSEYSTVLPQPDTFSELSKLSSTSSNVVIENLESTKVAVAQFSQDVCLNAVVNSSNPNNCNMTILSLIEQLVAVQQQQVQQLKLIEQIRQHILLLSAHNTDTSAPSSTCQGTSEISQNGPLITLSSHLSQQLAEAAGLAQSLVSQSTRISKVSQLKHAELSRNHDTTSLLSVRDITQMADTDRSKRGMYPSEKHFDHDNTFSTQQSVTSNSPSPVSADSTPNLTNNLSLPHSPTGNCILENSLPSIGAIVEDLNALTALAQQRKGKVPNMTSFGHKRPFDESLFKHKCRFCAKVFGSDSALQIHLRSHTGERPYKCNICGNRFSTRGNLKVHFQRHKEKYPNIQMNPYPVPEHLDNVPTSTGIPYGMSMLPEKPVSKWLDSKPSVTSLPGLLLTSSLPSLPSIIKREAQVVSVGRSASPGASGLNGFEMFESGNNNKEESGNDHFPTLNGKCKELKYLSIQKYLNSSGNGSEDYTSNEISSNHTNSSIPFLHEDIKPKSGGLPDCMDTSETTKLQRLVENIDKKSTDPNECMICHRVLSCQSALKMHYRTHTGERPFKCKICGRAFTTKGNLKTHYSIHCAMPPLKVQHSCPICQEKYTNAMVLQQHIRMHMVRQITSVTLPESYQESVEPDTCSVEEKNLDENLSDENMEITESFSDSKDAVSSQDSLCSLLTSSQAIKTSGAERIIQEKDLLNGKLENVSMEGDYLSPSSYLGNDHVSQRSRSPACPENAYSWDSFSKKSLLDSYRSLTFDTHQKTSNAELTSTGLLQPNSTFNSTPVDILKGEMPIKFPSGEQGTSKNNACDVCNKTFACQSALDIHYRSHTKERPFICTACNRGFTTRGNLKQHMLTHQLRDLPLQLPKQASENLVSPPHPSMGHLVCSKIKMEVNSILNKDGKDAVLGMMTSSAPSLAALSAQSRKAFKQHFCRTCGKMFSSSSALQIHERTHTGEKPFACTVCGRAFTTKGNLKVHMGTHMWDGSPARRGHRLSVEGPFTVLKSNPVKIPDTLPKETVSNRESVGFWNQYVTAPLTTGLALKTNEISVIQNGSIPHVSLSDGRGGNSPIGGLTASLEKTHNIEMKKDVPWIEMLCENEPCFHITPFIEESKTD